GAAATTTTCTACCGCATCTATCTGGCAGATCAGCCTGAGCGTAGTGCAGCAACGGCCCAAACTCGCCATGTCTGTATCGACACTACAAAGCGATCCCGACTAGCCTTAGCGCAGAGTCTGCTCGACTGGATCGAACAATTTGGTGAAGCCAGTTCCTCTGAGAGTAGTACGCGGTTACCATAGACAAGTTGGCAGCCGGAAAGGCACGATGACCCTGACTTCTCAAAGGCTATCGGTGAGTGAGCTTACAGCCCGAGTTCTGGAAATGGCTCAGACTGGCGTCTACCGAGAGTTGATTTTTCAAGCCTTCCAGCCAGTAGCAACCAAGCGGCAGATCCGCAGTGCGATCGCACAGGCCAAACAGTTTGGTCTGCACTCTGTAGCGGCTCTAAGAGACAGTGAATTGGGCACCTACTACCAGGCCGACCCAGCCCGCTACCAGCTTTTCCAAAAAGCCCTCAGCACCTCAGCCCTAACCAACAGCGAAGATCTAGCGCAGCAGTTGATTCACGGTACTCAGGCGATCAAGACCATGTTGTTCGTTGTGGCTGGCAGCGCTTTGGGGCTGTTTGGCATCGGCAGCCTGTGTTTATTGGGGGGGCAGACGCAAACCGGTAGCCTGCTGTGGTTAGGGGCTGCTTTGGCGGGCGGGATCTGGGCAGTGCAGCGGACTGTCGCTAAACCCCTGGTCTGACAGTCGCACTCACAAAATTCTCACCCAGTAGCGATCGCGCCCCCGCCGCTTGGCCTGGTACAGAGCAGCATCAGCTGCCGCCAACAGTTCATCGCAGGAGCCATCACTGCTGGGCATAGTGCTGGCAATGCCCATACTAGCTGTCACATAGGGGCTGACAGCAGAGTTAGGGTGGGGAACCTGCAGGCTGGCAATTTCGCTTTGGATAGCCTCTGCGACCACAATTGCGCCAGCTCGGCGGGTGTTCGGCAAAATCACGGTAAACTCCTCGCCGCCATAGCGAGCAACCAAATCTGCCGTTCGCTTTACCGCTCGACAGAGCGCCTGGGCCACCTTAAATAAGCAGACATCTCCCTGCTGGTGCCCGAAAAAGTCGTTGTAGATTTTGAAATAGTCTACATCTAGCAAAATCAGAGACAGGGGCTGCCCTTCTCGAGCCATGCGCTGCCATTCCTGCTGTAGGTAATCATCAAAGCGTCTGCGGTTAGCGACTTTGGTCAAACTGTCGAAGGTCGCTAGCCGTTCTAATTTCAGGTTGGCCGCCTGCAGATCCGCCTCTACCGATTTACGCTCAGTGATGTCGATACAGTTACCAATAATGCCCTGGACCTCACCGCTCGGGGAAACAAAAGGACTGACGATGGTTTGGTACCAGCGCGTTTCTCCAAAGACATTGGTGATAGTGAGTTCTTCCTGAAGAGTAATGCGCTGGCTGATGACCTGCTGGTTAAGGGTGAAGAGGTGCTCCAAATCAGCCGGGGTCACGTTGGGATTAAACTCGGTTTCGACTTTGCCGATCATCTCCTCTGGCTGCTTGCCGTGCATGGAGGCACTGGCTTGGTTAACGGCAATGAGGCGGCCCTGGCAGTCCTTGACAAAGGTAGCGCTAGGCATGTTGTCAATCACCTGCTGAAGAAACTGCTTTTGGGTATTGAGTTCATCCTGGGTGCGTTTAAGGTCAGTAATGTCCCAAAATACTCCCTGTACGCCAGTGATCTGACGATCTGCTCCATAAACAGGAGACTTGATCACCTGGACATAGATCTCCTCTTGCCCAGCAGGCGTTTTGTGAGCTTCGACCGTGCGCAGTGTAGCGCCTGTTGTGGTCACACGCTCGTTGTCGGCCGTATATTTATCAGCTAAAGAGGGAGGGTAAAAATCATAGGCGGTCTTACCTAAGCAATCTTCAATCGGCCTGTCTAAAGTTTTGAGAAAAGCCGGATTAGCAAAGATCAGGCGGCCTTCTACATCGGTTCGATAGAGGCAATGGGGCAAAACTTCTGTAAGAGACTGGTAGAGGGCACGGCTCTCCTTAAGGGCATTTTCAGCCTGCTTTTGCTCCGTTGTGTCTCGAACGATGATTAGGACTTCGTTTTCACCACTCGGCACAATTCTAGATTCTTCATACCGGCAGACACCGGCCTGCTCAAACTGGTATTCATGAATCTGCATTGTGCCTGTAGCCAAGGCCTGACGGATGAAGTGCAGCCGTTCTTCCGCCATCGGCGAGGGCAGGAACTCAAAAAGATGTTTGCCTACCAATTCTTCAGCCGGGGCCAGCAGGAAGACTTCGCCCGAATTCATCAGACTGAGGCAAATTCCGTCTCCAGAGTAGCGAACCAGCAGATCTGGAATGGCATTGAGGATAATGGCCTGAGTTGCTTCACTTTGTCGCAGCGCCTGAGTTCGCTCGGCTATTTGAGCTTCTAGGGCAAGGTTGTAGCTGGCCAGCATCCGTTCCGCTGCAACCCAAGCTTCAGGGTCGTTCAAATCTAGCGTTTCAGAAGCCGCAACAGGGGCTCCGCTTGCTTGGGCCTTATGGGAAGGGGCACGAGAACTTTTCCAGAGCCCCTGTCTGATGCACCTAAAGGTCCGCCCTAGAAAGCCGAGGATTATCCGAAGAACCGCTTTGAGAGATAAACGGTACACAGTATTG
The window above is part of the Pseudanabaena sp. FACHB-2040 genome. Proteins encoded here:
- a CDS encoding GGDEF domain-containing protein, coding for MNDPEAWVAAERMLASYNLALEAQIAERTQALRQSEATQAIILNAIPDLLVRYSGDGICLSLMNSGEVFLLAPAEELVGKHLFEFLPSPMAEERLHFIRQALATGTMQIHEYQFEQAGVCRYEESRIVPSGENEVLIIVRDTTEQKQAENALKESRALYQSLTEVLPHCLYRTDVEGRLIFANPAFLKTLDRPIEDCLGKTAYDFYPPSLADKYTADNERVTTTGATLRTVEAHKTPAGQEEIYVQVIKSPVYGADRQITGVQGVFWDITDLKRTQDELNTQKQFLQQVIDNMPSATFVKDCQGRLIAVNQASASMHGKQPEEMIGKVETEFNPNVTPADLEHLFTLNQQVISQRITLQEELTITNVFGETRWYQTIVSPFVSPSGEVQGIIGNCIDITERKSVEADLQAANLKLERLATFDSLTKVANRRRFDDYLQQEWQRMAREGQPLSLILLDVDYFKIYNDFFGHQQGDVCLFKVAQALCRAVKRTADLVARYGGEEFTVILPNTRRAGAIVVAEAIQSEIASLQVPHPNSAVSPYVTASMGIASTMPSSDGSCDELLAAADAALYQAKRRGRDRYWVRIL